The genomic DNA CGGTCGTGATATTAACTCCCAAACTATTGTGGGTGGCTCTTTGTAGTGGTGTACTCGAAGAGATTGCTCGTGACGAGCAGGGGTGCAGGCCAGCGGTATGATTTTCGGTGTCCGCACTGCGGCGAGTACGTCCAGATCGACGCCGATATGATGGAGCTATTACTCGCGTCGGGTTGTGTCGCCTGTGGTGGCCCGATATCGACAGAGGCGTTCAGTAACCACAGCAAGTGATATAGGGATTAACACTGATTCTCAGAGTTCCTCACATCACAGATTGTGGACTTGTTGAAATCGGCGTGCAACATACAGGGCGCGTATCGGTCACACCATTCTCTTAGATTCGATGTTATCGACAGAAAGTGAATTAAATGCTGCCTGTCCGCATTATCGTGTCCAGACAACGCAAGACAATTATCGGGATAGTCTCATTTTTCTATCTCGATCAGTCCAGACTTTCGAGGTCTCCGCGGCGTTCTCGTTGCATGATGCCGCCCGCGAATCGTCGGAGAGTGGCGACGAGTTCTTCTTCAGTTTCGTACGTCTCGACTCGTAGGTCCCACCGCATATTCGCCGATCGAATCATCGCACTCGTCACGTCGTCTTCATGGACGAAGACCAATCGATCACCGTGTGTTTCCGCGAGGTTTTCGAGAATGCTTCCGGCTTCTTCTCCGACGCCGAAGTTGTGACCGAGAAACGGAACCACGAACGCAGTCGCGTTGCTGCATCGGGTGTACTCGATGCTCTGGGTCACTGCATCTACATCGTCAGTGTCCACCCCGACGTCAAGGGCCAAAAACGCATTCACATTGGGAGTCATCCGAAGCTCTCCCTGCACCCGCCGTAAGAGTGCCTGCGCTGCGTTGATCTCGCCCCTGTTTTGGAAGAGTCGGCGCAACGGTCCGGGGAGATCTTCGATATCGATCTCACGGCGTTCCTCCCCGCTGAGTACGTAGTTGAGGTTGAACGACTTGTACGGCCCCATCAGGTAGAACAGGAAGCGGTCGTATTTCACACTCCCCAACCGCTCGACAATTAACTCGCGCGTGATCTCCGCGGTCATGGAGGGTCGTGCTTGGTCGAGAATATAAAGAGTGGCGTTTTCGAAAATTCTCGGCTTGACAAAGGCTAAGAGTCTTCCACCCGTATCCCGGCACAAGATGGCAATCGATCAAACGAGTACGATCGGCGGGGACTTCCCGGATGACCCAGAAGATCTGCTGCCGACAGACAGCATTCTCTGCCTCGATGAGTATCTCGAGATGCACGCCGCCGTCGGGCACCGTACCCGATACGAGATTTGCTACCGGCTCGTCCATGGCGGGGAAATGAGTCCCAAGGAGCTTGAGGAAGTGATATCCATCGATGACAGCACGCTCCACTACCACCTCAACAAGCTCGTCGATGTCGGTCTCATCGAGAAGCGCCAGCGCACCGAGCGAGGACAGGACGGTCTATATACATATTATCGGGCGACCGTGTTCGGAGAGGTCACGCTCAGTGAAGGCATCGATGAACTGATCCGCGGCGAGCAAGCGTTCGAAGAAATGTACGACAGTTCGACTACACCCGAATCTGAATCCTAACATGTCGATTTTGAGAAAATAGAGCCTGCGAAAAGCGCTTGTGTCCGAAGCGCTTACCCCAAATCGGACTAGGTCGAGCAGTTAGGCCCTGCCCGTCACCCGCAACACGGTCTTCAGCGGGGGCCGAACCCCGGGTGCGTCCGTGCCGACCGGCACGGGCCCCGCAAGCCAACGTCGAAGCCTCGTCCGTCGGGGGCGGCGGTCCACGGCCACTCGTCTGCAGGGACGACTCGCCGCGGTTAACCGGCGGCAGCCCGTCAGGCGCGGAAGCGAGCAGCGGACCGCCGGACAGCCGTCGCTCGCCGGGTCGCGGGGTGGAGGAGGCACGCGGGCTTCCCCATGCCGGAACGTCGGGCAACCCCGGACCGTCCATCTCCTATACTTCTATTCCGAAACCGATTGGTCAGGGTAGAACTGAGCCGTTATGACGAGATCTGCTTCACGAGTGAGCGTTTGGTACGCCCCCAGAGATGGGGGATCTCATCCTTGTCGGTCGGATGCTTCGGTCGAGTCGGTGTCACCAGTTCCATGTATCTTGAGGAACGCGCCGAGTGCAACCGGTGAGAGAACCGCCATCAGCCCGCTCCCGGCAAGCGCGCTACCCCACGGCGTTGACACCACTTCACTGATCGTCGGGAGATCGGGATTCCCGACAACGATCAACCCCTTCATCCCGAGTTCCTCATACGCAGGACAGGAGTATTTCACAACACGATTGCCGGTGAACGTCCACTCGAACGTCTCGCCAGTTTCTTCTCCGAAGTCAGTCCAGAACGACTCGTCTTCAGCAACCACGGTGAGCGCCTCGTTATCTTCGATCCGCCGCCAGACGACAGTCGTCTTTGGGTTGATATGGATCGCGGGAGGTGAGAACGCGAAATTCCCTCCATTGCCTGCTGCACCCACCTGAATCTCGACTCGATCACGGTCAGACAGATCGATGACGTTCTCGAAGTTCTCGGTGTCGTCGAGCCACCCACCGTATGGAGACGACGATCCATCACCGGACTGCTTCGATCCGGTATCGATGGTCGCATTAGCACCCACGAGGATTGCTCCTCGCATTCCCATACTCTTGTGCGGCAGACAAGCGTATTTGATCGCACCCTCCTTCTCGAAGGTGTGTTTGAACGTGTGGCCGGCCTCGCTCGCTATCTCGCTCTCGAACGCACCGTTTTCGGCAACGACGTTGTGACCACCGCCCTCGCCGGTCCATTTCCACGCGACTGTCGTCCCAGTATCGATGCGAATAGCCGGCGGCGAGAACGCGAAGTTACCGCCGTTGCCCTTCGTGCCGACAGTGACTTCGACTTGGCTTTGACCTGTTTTGTCGACGACGGTTTCGTAGTTGCTGACGCCGCCGAACCACCCGTCCGTAGCGTCGCTCCCTTCCTGTGCACTGGCAGTTCCTGCTGTGGCTCCGAGCGTTCCGACACCGACTGCCGTCCCGCCAGCAGCCTTCAGGAACCCTCGTCGGCCGACCTGCGCCGCACTCGGTTGTCCTCTCATTGCGTCCATTGAGATCACTCCCCGTCGTAGCCGGCGTACTCCATGAGCTGGGCGAAGATGTCCGAATTCATTGCCTCGCGATAGACGATCGCCCCGAGCATCCCGCCAGGATAGCTGTCCCTGTTCATAACGTGGTGGACTTTGTGGCAATGCAGGAGGTAGATACCGGGATCAGCATCGGCGGTGAACTCGATGGTGCGGCGTTCCGCAGGGGCGATGTTGGCGACGTCTTGAGTGTATCGTGCGGCTTCAGGGATCTGGCCACCGTCGGACTCGACCACCTCGAACCGATGGTTGTGGGTGTGGAGCGGGTGAGCCATATACCCGCCGTTGACGAGGTGGACTCGAACCGAGTCGCCCTTGTCGACGATGATCGGTGAGCCATCCTCAGGATGGAACGACCGCGGTGCACTCTTCCCGTTGATGGTGAACACATCGGGGTTGCGTTGCCGCGGGCTGTACTGGGCGTCCTCGCCGGCCATCATCCGATTGAGCCGCGAATCCCACTCTTTCACCGTCATGAAGTACTCCTTATCAGCTGGTTCGTACCCCTTCGGATCGATCCGGAGAATCCCGTACATCCCCATGTCGATGTGGCGGTGAGTCTGGTAGTGACAGTGATAGAAGTGGGTCCCAGGAACGTTCGCCGGGATGCTGTAGGTGTGTTTCTCACCGGGGCCGACCTCGATGCCGGTAGTCGTCGGTACACCGTCGTTTTTCCACGTGGTCTGAGACCCGTGGAAGTGGACCGTGTGCGGGCGCAACCCGTCCGAGTTGTCCAGCGTCACCTCCATGTCGTTGCCCTCGGTGGTCCGGAGGATCGGCCCCGGAACGCTCGCGGGACCGTCATCGGCCTTGAACGCCCAAACCTGGGGGAGCTCGATCGGGCCCCCCATCGTTTCTTTGGGGTGGACCGCGTGTCTGCACTGCTGGGTGCTGAGCGTCACTTTCCCGCCCTGCTCGTCGACCTGAACGACGTCGGGTGGGGACGTGTACGGAAGCGTTCCGTTGTCGGAGCTCACGTTCGCCGGTGGATCACCAAGCGTTGGGTTCGTCGATGATTCTTGGCCGATCGCCGTACACCCAGCCAGCACTGCTGTGCCGACACCCCCACTCGCCGCCAAGAATTCTCGTCGTGAAATCCCCGTGCCCGGAGCGCCGATGCGGTCGGTCATGATACAGTTGATCGTTCGGACGATCCGGAGATAAGCCGGGAGGCCAGTTCTCAGTGACTGGGAACGCCCCCTCACGTACCCGAGCTTGATAGGTGTTTTTGATCGGGCTTCGAGTACACGTGTATAAGATCACTCCTCGGCTGGCCATGAGGGGAGTCAGTAGGGTGCTACTGGTCGACGACGTCGTCTTCGAGCGTCGCGACTTTCTCAATGATGGTTTCGACGTGAGGTTCTGAGACACCGTTCGCGCGGAGAGCGTCTGCGAGGTGCCCGGCAACGTGTGAGAACGCCTCCTCGGTAATGGCCATTCCCTCGTGAGCATTCTGCATATCGTTGCCTTCGTAGTCGACGGGACCACCGGCGACAGCACTGACGAACTGGACCTGGTGAGCGAAGAGAGCGTCCATATCGGTCTCCTCAAAGTATGGTTCCAGAAGAGGATCGTCGAGGACGCGCTTGTAGAAGTCCGAAACCACTGCTTCGATAGCCTCGTTACCACCGATGTCTTCGTACATCGAACTGGTTGCTGACATCATCAGTGGATAGAGGGTCATCAATTAATGTCTTTACCCGAACGGATTTGGGGTGTGTGAGGACCACAACCGAGAGATGTAACATCATTCGTTGTCGGGAAGTAACTTCCACAATTATTATACGAGTTGGTCAATCGGCCACCTGAGAGAGGAATTCGTTGTGGAGGGTGGCAAAATTCATCCGGATAACCCGAACAGGTTCGGGACGGCACCTACACTCGCTCGCATCCAACACGCAGCTATGTCCGGTTTCCCGTCACCGTTCTCGGGATCAGACGGCGCTATCTTCGACACGTACGACGAGTTCGTTCCCGACCATCTTCCGGAGCCAGGAACGTTTCTCGACGGCCAAGACCTACTGTCACAAGAAGATCACGTGGCGTTCCACAGGCTGACGAAACAGTTATTCGAAGAGCGGGGAGTCTACGACATGACTTTCGGCTATAACCTCGCTCAACTCAATCTCGACCACCGTCATCCGAGTGCTGGCTATCGGTATGCGGAGGACGTCGACGACCAACGGACGCTTCATGCCGAGTTCACACCAACGACACCGTTCTGCCCACAGAGCCACACGCTTACGGTCGGTTCGTTCCGTGCATGGAACGGGTTGACGGAGCGTCACGAATACGATCTCGTCCGCGTTCGCGTTCATTCGATGCACCATCGAAGCGGTGAGATCAACGACGAACTCGGCGAGCTCGAAGATGGGTACCTCGAATCAGGAGACGACACTTGTACTACCCCATCAGAAGAGACAGGAAAGGGAGTCACGCCGACAGACATTGGGCAGCGATCTGGCCCAACCACGCCCTTTTGATATACGATAGATGGTTAGCACTGATTTCGATACAGAACGCGCGTACAACGACGAACAGTTCGCAGCTCAGACCATCTCAACGAGCGAACGGATGAAGGTCGCCCTCGGATACTTCGGGCCAGGACAGTTCATTCCGGTCCATTCTCCCGACAGCGACGTCACGATCGCTGTCCAGTCAGGAACTGGTGTGATCCGCGAAGGGTCAGAGGAGCACATCGTCGAGCCAGGCGACGTTGTCGTCGTGAAAGCAGGGACCGATCGAGGAGTGAGGGCCAATGACACGGAGCTGGAAGCGTTACTGGTGACGGCCCCACCACCGTCGGACGCCGAACACGATCCTGTTAGAGCAGGAATTCGGCGCGATGAGTTCGATCCGCAAGCAGACGACGCATAGATGGGTCAAATCGCTACTATCGAACGAACCGTTCGATGATTGTGATAGATGTGTCGCGACCGCAGCGGCAAGCGTCTATCCGTTGTGCAGCGGGATGAGCGCAGCTATCGTTTCACGGTGGGCGCGTCGATATGTCCTCACCAGTGCTCTGTTTTTGGTGGTATGGCAAACCGGCGTGCTGGTTGGCCTTCGGCCTCGAACGGAGGTGCTGCTCGGCGTGTTTGGGTTTGTTCTCCACATGATCTTCGGGAAGGCCTACTCACTCGTTCCGTCGTACTTCGAACGTGAGCTCATAGTCACTCGTGCGCCCGGGGTACAGTTTCCCCTCACAGTCGGTGGAACGTGTAGTCTCGCTGTAGTGTCAGCTCTACCGGGTTTAGAGTGTCTTGAGCCTATTGGAGCGAGCCTCTGGGGACTCGGTGTCGGCGTGTTTCTCGTGGGCCTCCTCTGGACGATCCGTGGGAATCTCACTGGAGAAGCGACTGGAACGGGGGAAGCGAACGCCGACCGACGATCGGTAGATCGGGTTGCAAACGGGTTCGTTCCGGTTGCACTAACCTACTT from Halococcus salifodinae DSM 8989 includes the following:
- a CDS encoding halocyanin domain-containing protein, which codes for MRGQPSAAQVGRRGFLKAAGGTAVGVGTLGATAGTASAQEGSDATDGWFGGVSNYETVVDKTGQSQVEVTVGTKGNGGNFAFSPPAIRIDTGTTVAWKWTGEGGGHNVVAENGAFESEIASEAGHTFKHTFEKEGAIKYACLPHKSMGMRGAILVGANATIDTGSKQSGDGSSSPYGGWLDDTENFENVIDLSDRDRVEIQVGAAGNGGNFAFSPPAIHINPKTTVVWRRIEDNEALTVVAEDESFWTDFGEETGETFEWTFTGNRVVKYSCPAYEELGMKGLIVVGNPDLPTISEVVSTPWGSALAGSGLMAVLSPVALGAFLKIHGTGDTDSTEASDRQG
- a CDS encoding multicopper oxidase domain-containing protein, which produces MTDRIGAPGTGISRREFLAASGGVGTAVLAGCTAIGQESSTNPTLGDPPANVSSDNGTLPYTSPPDVVQVDEQGGKVTLSTQQCRHAVHPKETMGGPIELPQVWAFKADDGPASVPGPILRTTEGNDMEVTLDNSDGLRPHTVHFHGSQTTWKNDGVPTTTGIEVGPGEKHTYSIPANVPGTHFYHCHYQTHRHIDMGMYGILRIDPKGYEPADKEYFMTVKEWDSRLNRMMAGEDAQYSPRQRNPDVFTINGKSAPRSFHPEDGSPIIVDKGDSVRVHLVNGGYMAHPLHTHNHRFEVVESDGGQIPEAARYTQDVANIAPAERRTIEFTADADPGIYLLHCHKVHHVMNRDSYPGGMLGAIVYREAMNSDIFAQLMEYAGYDGE
- a CDS encoding helix-turn-helix domain-containing protein codes for the protein MAIDQTSTIGGDFPDDPEDLLPTDSILCLDEYLEMHAAVGHRTRYEICYRLVHGGEMSPKELEEVISIDDSTLHYHLNKLVDVGLIEKRQRTERGQDGLYTYYRATVFGEVTLSEGIDELIRGEQAFEEMYDSSTTPESES
- a CDS encoding cupin domain-containing protein; translation: MVSTDFDTERAYNDEQFAAQTISTSERMKVALGYFGPGQFIPVHSPDSDVTIAVQSGTGVIREGSEEHIVEPGDVVVVKAGTDRGVRANDTELEALLVTAPPPSDAEHDPVRAGIRRDEFDPQADDA
- a CDS encoding DUF7509 family protein, with the translated sequence MTAEITRELIVERLGSVKYDRFLFYLMGPYKSFNLNYVLSGEERREIDIEDLPGPLRRLFQNRGEINAAQALLRRVQGELRMTPNVNAFLALDVGVDTDDVDAVTQSIEYTRCSNATAFVVPFLGHNFGVGEEAGSILENLAETHGDRLVFVHEDDVTSAMIRSANMRWDLRVETYETEEELVATLRRFAGGIMQRERRGDLESLD
- a CDS encoding group I truncated hemoglobin, whose translation is MYEDIGGNEAIEAVVSDFYKRVLDDPLLEPYFEETDMDALFAHQVQFVSAVAGGPVDYEGNDMQNAHEGMAITEEAFSHVAGHLADALRANGVSEPHVETIIEKVATLEDDVVDQ
- a CDS encoding DUF7560 family zinc ribbon protein, whose translation is MTSRGAGQRYDFRCPHCGEYVQIDADMMELLLASGCVACGGPISTEAFSNHSK